The Thiobacillus sp. genome contains the following window.
GGGGGGCGGGGGGACAGGCGGCCGTCAGAACCCGCCCCCGCCCTCGCCCAGCCTCGCCGCCCGCTCCCGCCGGGAGAGGGTCAAGCTGCGGTCTTCGGCAGACACGCCGGGGTTGGCCATGCCTGCCGGATTCACTGGCGCCGCTCAGGTGCCCAGGCGCGGGGCGCCCGCGGGATCGCACTTGCCCTTGGATGCGGGCGCCGGCAGGGTGACGCTCACCGTGGCGGGCTTGCCTTCCCGCATCAGCTTGACGTCCAGGCTCTTGCCCGACTCCGCCTTGCGCACCAGCCAGCGCAGGCGGTCGCCGGACAGCACCGGCTTGCCGGCGAACTCGGTGATCAGATCGCCGGCCTGGATCCCCGCGGCGGCGGCAGGGCTGTCGGCCTGCACCTTCTCCACGTTCACGCCGTAGCCCACATTCGCCGCGTCCAGCATGGCGTTGGGCAGGTCGCTGATGTAGACGCCCAGGGCCTTGCCGGCCATGGGCGGCACCTCGGCCGGTCCCCTGGCGTGGGGGCAATCGGCCATGCCGGGGTGATGGCCCGGGTAGCCCTGACAGGCGGGATGGCCATAGCCCATGCCGGGGTAGCCGCGCCAATGATCGGCGGCCGCGGGTGCCGTCAGCGCCAGGGTGACGGCCATGGCGGCCAGGCCCCGGCCCAGGGAGGTCTGCAAGCGGTAAGACATGTTCACTCTCCTTGAAACGCAAAATGGTCGTTCGGCCGAAGTGCCGAACTGTGCCATTGGTGAGGTTTTGCCCCGTCCAGGTTCCCGCCCATCGCGCTCGAAGAGACGAGGCCGACGGGAGCGACGGGAGCGACGAACAGCCCTCCTTGCCCGGATGCCGGGGATGCCCCATGCTCGCGCCCGACCGCAAGAAATCCCTCCCTGCCATGGCCATCGAGCACCTCGCCTACCTCAGCACCGCCGCCCCCACCGTCACTGAAGACGAGATCCGCCGGATCCTGGAGCAATCCCGCCGCAACAACCCGGCCGCCCGCATCACGGGCCACTTGCAGTGCCATGGCGGCTGTTTCTTCCAGGTGCTGGAAGGCCCGGCGGCATCCCTGGACGGCCTGCTGGCGAAGCTGCTGGCCGACCCCCGCCACTTCGACCTGCGGGTGCTCTACCGGGAACCCCTGGAGCGGCGCCATTTCGCCGACTGGAGCATGGGCTACGGCCCCTGCCATGGGGAAACGGACGACGCAGACCACGTGCAGAGGCTGCTGAACCTGCGGGACGCCCCTTCCCCCAGTACCCAGCGCGTGCTGGGGGTGTTCTTCTCTCTGCTGGAGGAAAATGTCGAAGAGCGATAGACGCATCGCTTCGAAGTTTTTTCCCAAAGCCATGCCCGTCAGTTCAGGTCCAGGGCATGGGTCTTGAGCATGGCAAGGTCCACGGTGTTCAGGGCCCGCGCATGGGTGGCCTGAAGCAGGAGGGGGGGTGCCACCCCGGCCTTGAGGGCCTCCAGCCAGCGGGCGGCACACAGGCACCAGCGGTCTCCGGGCTTGAGGCCGGGAAATCCCATCTCGGGCCGTGGCGTGGCCAGATCATTGCCCCGGGCCCGGCTGAAGGCGATGAATTCGGCGGTGACCTGGGCGCACACGGTGTGGGATCCCCGGTCCTCGGGGCCGGTGTCGCAGCATCCGCTGCGGGTGAAGCCGGTGAGGGGCTCCAGGGAACAGGTTTCCAGGGGGAAGCCCAGCACGTTCACGGCGCCGTCCCTGGCTTCATCAGGTGTCTCGTCATCCATGGCCCGCCTCCCCGGCCGCGTCCAGGATGGTGCGGGGCATGCCCGCCACGGCGCCCAGGTGGCGCACCAGGCGCACGTTCACCTGGGGATGGCGTTCCGAGAATTCCAGCACGGCCTCGGGAATGTCCACGGCCACGTGGGTCCCCGCCGCCAGGAAGTAGGGAAACACGATGATCTCCCGTGCCCCCAGGGCCACGCAGCGTTCCAGCCCCGCCGGGATGGAGGGCTCGGCCAGCTCCAGGAAGGCGGCCTCCACGTGGTCGATGCCAGGCGAGCGCAGGTCCCGCACCCGTTGGGCCAGGGCGCGCACTTCGTCGTTGGACGCGACGCGGCGGCTGCCGTGGGCAACAATGAGCAGGTGCCGGTGTCCCATGGGACCCTCCTTCAGTTGATGCTGCCGGTGATGGGGTTGTCGGCGATGTCGTCGAAGATGGCCTTGAGGCCAGCGGAGTTCACCCCGCCATGCATCTCGGTGCCCAGATATTCCGCCTTGTTGGCCTCGGACTCGAAATAGATCTTCATCTCGCCGCTGCCCTGGCCTTCGATGACGAAGGGGGCGTGGGCCAGGTCGGTGACGTCGTTGAGGGTGATGGGGTCCTTGGTCACGGTCATCATGGCGATTCCTTTCTGGGGTGGGTGTTAGGAGGCACCGGCGAGCCGCCTCGCCAGCCGGGCCTGGCCAGGAGCATCTGCACCGTGCCGATGTCCCGCTCCCGGAATCCGCCCTCGCAGTAGCAAAGGTAGAAGTCCCACATGCGGATGAAGCGCTCGTCGAAGCCCAGGGCGCGCACGGCGTCGAGTTGTTGCAGGAAGCTCGCGCGCCACCGGGCCAGGGTCTCCGCGTAATGGGGACCGATGTCCTCCAGATGCACGGCGCGCAGGTCCGAAGCCCGGGTCATGGCGTTGGCCAGGGCAGTCACGCTGGGCAGGAAGCCGCCGGGAAAGATGTGCTTCTGGATGAAGTCCACCCCCCGCAAGGCCTGCTCGTAGCGCTGGTCGGCGATGGTGATGGCCTGCAGCAGCATGGCCCCTTCGGGTTTGAGCAGGCGACTGCATTGCCGGAAGTAAGTCCCCAGGTGCTCCGCCCCCACCGCCTCCACCATTTCTATGGACACCAGCTTGTCGTACTGCCCCTCCAGGTCGCGATAGTCAGTCAGGAGCACATTCACTCGGCTTTCCAGCCCTGCCGCCGCGATCCGCCTTCGCGCCAGGTCGTATTGCCGACGGGAAATGGTGGCGGTGGTGATACGGCAACCATGGCGACCAGCGGCATGGAGGGCGAAGCCGCCCCAGCCGGTGCCGATTTCCAGTACGTGGTCATCCGGCCCCAGGTCCAGCTTCCTGCAGATGCGCTCCAGCTTGGCGACGGAGGCCTGGGCCAGGCCCAAGTCCGGTGCCTCGAACACGGCGCAGGAATACATCATCGTCTCGTCCAGCCAAAGCCGGTAAAAGTCGTTGCCCAGGTCGTAATGGGCGGCGATGTTGCGGCGGCTGCCGGCGCGGGTGTTGCGATTGAACCGGTGCAGCAGGCCACGCAGGGGGGCGGAGAGTCGGGCCACCCCCCCTTCCATGCCGTCCAGCACTGCCCTGTTGCGCAGCAGCAGGCCCATGAGCCCGACCAGGTCGTCGCAGCGCCACATGCCATCCATGTAGGCCTCACCCGCTCCCACGCTGCCGCCGAAGGCCACATCGCCCCAGAATGCGGGGTCCAGCACCTCCACCCTGGACTCAGGACCACTGACGCCAAGGCGCCAAGTCTTTCCGTTTTCCCTGATCACCAGGCGTCCCGTGCGCATCCCCGCCAGGCGGGCCAGCACGACCCGCCTGGCCAGATTGGCAAGGAATCCGTCCTTGCCCGAACCGGTCCCTTGGCCGGACAGGGCGTGGTGATCCAGGGCGCTGGAGTGAAGGGTCTCTTCGTTCATGCGGGCCGCTCGCTGCTGGAAGGGGTGGGAGACGGATGGTCGAACACGGGCGTGCCCTTCAGCCACAGCCGCAGGGCCTGCCAGTAGATGCCCAGCACCACCTGGCCGGTCATGAAGGGAAAACGCGCCAGGGCCCGGGCCAGGTTGGCGCCGGTGAGGGGGCGCCGGCGCAGGCTCAGGGTGGCGTCGAACACCCGCCGGCCCCGGTCCAGGTCCTCCAGGTGGGCCACCAGGCTGACCCCGGGCCGGGTCAGGCGCCAGGCGTACTCCAGGTCCATGGGCAGGAAGGGCGAGACGTGGAAGGCCTTGGGGGTGCGGAAGCGGGGCTTGTCCGGCGTGCCCCCGCTGGCATCCATGGGCAGGACGTAGACGTGGCGCTCCTTCCAGGGGGTGTTGGTCACCTCTGCGACGATGGCCTCCAGGGTTTCACCGTCCTCGCCGTAGCAGTAATAGAAACTCACCGGGTTGAAGCCATAACCGAAGTAGCGTGGATGGGTGAGCAGGCGGATGGGGCCGCCGGGGCGACGCCCGGTCTGGCGGGCCACCTCCCGTCGCACCGCCTCGTCCAGGGGCAGGGCCGGGTCGCCCAGGTGGTCGGCGCGGCGGAAGGAGGCCAGGTTGGGCCGGTCCACGGACCATAGCCAGCGGCCCGCGAAAACCCGGTCCAGTTCCGCCAGATCCAGCCACAACAGGTTGAGGCGGTAGGCGAAGGCATGGGGCCGTGGCGAAAGGCCTTCCACCGCGTGACGGCGGTGCCTTACCCAGCCTTCGTAGATGGCGCTGTGCAGAATTTCAGGGGAGCCGGCTGCCGGAGACATGGTCCTGTTCACGCCGCCTGTCGAACCCGCAGGTGCAGGCGATCCTCATCGAAGTGGCGCAGGGCATCCAGGGCGCTCACCACCCCGTCCTCGTGGAAGCCGTTGCGCCACCAGGCGCCGCAGTAGTAGGTCCGACGGGTGCCGTCGATCTCCCGGTGGCGCAGCTGGGCGGCCACCCCGGCGGGCGTGAACAGGGGGTGGTGGTAGGTCATGGAGGCGATCACCTTGTCCGGATCGATGCGCTCCGTGGCGTTCAGGGTGACGCACAGGGTCTCCGGGGCATCCAGGCCCTGGAGGATGTTCATGTCGTAGGTGAGGCTGACGCGGCCGCCAGGCCCCTCGGGCATGAGGTAGTTCCAGGCCGCCCATGCCAGTCGTCGCTTCGGCAGCAAGCGGGTGTCGGTGTGCAGCACCGCGTCATTGGCCTGGTAGGGAATGGCGGACAGCACCGCCTGCTCCGCGGGCGTGGGGTCGGCCAGCAGGGCCAGAGCCTGGTCGCTGTGGCAGGCCAGGAACACCGCATCGAAGCGCTCGGTGCCCTGGTCCGTATGCAGCGACACGTGGTCGTGAAAACGGCTTACGGCCCGAATGGGCCTGCGGGTCTGCACCCGTTCCCGGAAGGGCGCGACCAGGCGCTCCACATAGGACCTGGACCCGCCCTGGATCACCCGCCAGGCGGGCCGGTCGGTGACAGACAGCAGGCCGTGGTTCATGAAGAAGCCCACGAAGAACCGCGCCGGGAAATCCAGCATGCGGGCCGGATCCGTGGACCAGATGGCCGCCCCCATGGGCATGATGTAGTAGTCCCGGAACATGGCCCCGTAGCCCCCCCGCTCCAGGTACGCCCCCAGGCTCACCTCCGTTCCGTCCGCCTTGAGCAGGTCGGGGGCCTCCCGGTTGAAGCGCAGCACATCCCCCAGCATGCCCCAGAAGCGGGGCCGAAGCAGGTTGCTGCGCTGGGCGAACAGGGCGTTCAGGCCGGTGCCGTTGTATTCCAGGCCGGAGCTTCCGCAACTGACGCTGAAGCTCATGTCGCTGTCCTGGCTTTCCACCCCCAGGTCCGCCAGCAACTGGGTGAAATGGGGGTAGGTACGGTGATTGAAGACGATGAAGCCGGTGTCCACGGCGTAGTGCCGCCCGCCCAGGTCCACGTCATGGGTGCGCACGTGGCCGCCCACGTGGCCGCCGGCCTCGAACACGGTGAAGTCATGCTCCGGAAACAGGTGGTGGGCGACCGTCAATCCCGCGATGCCGCTGCCGACGATGGCGATCTTCATGGCGCGTAGCCTCCCCGCTGGGGGACGCGCCGCAGTTTCGTGACGTCGTAGCCCCAGGCGGCGATGCGCGCCTCGATGTCCCGGTACTGTGCCTCGGGAATCAGGGGGGCACGTGCCATGACCCAGACGTAGTCCCGCTTCTGGCGGGCAATGACGGTGACGCCGTAGTCCTCGCTCAGGTATGTGATGCGGTAGTCCGCCTTGATGGGCCAGATGAACTGCATGCCCCACACCGCGTTGCCGGTCTTTTCCACCACGAAGCCGGTGGGGGTCATGCGGCGGGGCTCGCCGTCGAAGCTGCCCTCCCGGAAGGTGAAGGTGGTGACCACGGAGCCGTCCGTATTCAGCCTGTAGGACTCCACGGCATTCCAGGCATTGCGTTCCGGGAAGGTAGGGAGATGGGCGATGACGTACCAGTCGCCCATGAAACGCTCCAGGTCCACCTGGGCCACCGGTTCCATGGGCGGCAGGGGCGTGGTCTGGCAGCCGGCCAGCAGTCCGGCGCCCACGAGGGCCACCCAGGGTTTCATCTCAAGGCCTCCCCAACGGATTTCGCCTGTTCACTCCGGCGGGGCCAGGGGAAGAAGGCGCTGGTGCGGGCGACATAGTCGCGGTAGGCGGGACGCCGCTCCACCATGTCCTGCTCCAGCAGGGTCACGCCCGAGACCCGCAGCAGCAAGACGGTCATCAGCAGGGGCGAGACGATGGTCCAGAGACCGCCGGCTGCCAGGGCGACAAGCCAGGCGCCCCACCAGACGCAGAACTCGCCGAAATAGTTGGGATGGCGGCTATAGCGCCAGAGGCCCCGGTCCATGACCCGGCCCGCGTTGGCAGGATCGGCCTTGAAGCGGGCAAGTTGCCAGTCCGCTAGGCCTTCGTGGGCCAGGCCGAACAGCCAAAGACAGGCCCCAGCCCAGTCCAGGGGACCCAGGGGCGCATCCCCGGACAGGGCGGCCATGAGGGGCAGGGCCACGACCCAGGCCAGCACCGCCTGCAGGCCGAACACCAGGTACAGGCTCTTGAATGCGAAACGGGGCTGGTTGCGGGCGCGGATGGCCTGGTAGCGACGGTCCTCCCCATGCCCCCGGTTGCGCCAGGTGATATGGCTGGACAGGCGCAGGGCCCAGAGGGTGGAAAGCCCCAGGACCAGCGCCTCCCGGGGGCCGACCTGTGGCGCGGCCAGGGCGTAGGCCCAGCCGCCCAGGGCGATCATCACCGCCCAGAGGCTGTCGACGATGCTCACATCACGCCGCGGGAGGCTCACCAGCCAGGTAGCCACGGCAGCCAGGACGATCCAGCCCAGGGCCAGCAGGGCAATATTCCAGGCAAAGCCGGCGTTCATGGCTCGTCCACCCGAGCCAAGGCCGATGCGGCCCACAACAACATGGGTGTCAACAGGGCCCAGGCGGCCGCAAGCACGGCCAGGGCGACGGGGGCATTCAGGAATGTCATGGCCCCCAGCTCCGCGCCACCCCAATAGGCGGCGGGACCGCCCACGCCGCCGAGCCCGGCGGCCAGCCAGGTACGGCCCTGCAGGGGGCGCAGGGACACGTTCAGGGTGGTGGCGAAGTTAGCCCACAAGGCGGCCATCCACATGGGGGCCATCCATACAGCCATGCCTTCGCCGGCGAAGGCCACCCAGCCGCTGGCCTGGAGCAGGCTGTCGAAGGCCAGGCCGGCCAGCATGGCAAGGCCCAACAGGATCGCTTCGCTTCGGTATGGCCGCACCCACCGCAGATGACCGGTCACCAGGGCAGACACCACTACCAGCCCCCACTCTGGCTGTCCCCTGGATGCCGTGAGCACCACGGCCCACCAGCCGGCCTGGAAAGCCATCAGGTTGACCAGCCAGGCCGGCGGGTACACGGCCGCGTTCCGGCGCAGTCCGTCGGCGAACATCAGTCGCGCCCCTCCGGGCGCAGGTACAGGTAATGCCCGACCCACCATTGCTGTCCCTGGTCATAGCCGAACAGTTCGGCGCAGGCCATGAAGAAGATGCGCCAGCGCTGCCACCAAAGCTGGGCCTGTTCGGTGCCGTAGGTCTCGGCCAGGATGGGCATGACAGCTGCTCTATGGCTGTCCATGGCCTCAAGCCAGGCGTTGAGCGTGCGTTCGTAGTGGCGACCGTCCCAGCGCCAGCGTCGCACCAGTTTCATGTGATCCTGGAAGCGCAGGGGCAAATCGTCGCTGGGCATCAATCCGCCGCTGAAGAAGTGGCGACCCATCCAGTCCGTGGGCCCCTGTTCCTCGAAGAAATAGGGCGTGGACCGGTGGCAGAACACATGCAGGAGGAACCGTCCTTCCGGCCGCAGCCAGCCATGCACCCGGGCGATCAGGGCGCGCCAGTTGCGCATGTGCTCGAACATCTCCACCGAGACCACGCGGTCGAAACGCTCCGAAA
Protein-coding sequences here:
- a CDS encoding PDZ domain-containing protein, with amino-acid sequence MSYRLQTSLGRGLAAMAVTLALTAPAAADHWRGYPGMGYGHPACQGYPGHHPGMADCPHARGPAEVPPMAGKALGVYISDLPNAMLDAANVGYGVNVEKVQADSPAAAAGIQAGDLITEFAGKPVLSGDRLRWLVRKAESGKSLDVKLMREGKPATVSVTLPAPASKGKCDPAGAPRLGT
- a CDS encoding BLUF domain-containing protein, which encodes MLAPDRKKSLPAMAIEHLAYLSTAAPTVTEDEIRRILEQSRRNNPAARITGHLQCHGGCFFQVLEGPAASLDGLLAKLLADPRHFDLRVLYREPLERRHFADWSMGYGPCHGETDDADHVQRLLNLRDAPSPSTQRVLGVFFSLLEENVEER
- a CDS encoding DUF2237 domain-containing protein, which translates into the protein MDDETPDEARDGAVNVLGFPLETCSLEPLTGFTRSGCCDTGPEDRGSHTVCAQVTAEFIAFSRARGNDLATPRPEMGFPGLKPGDRWCLCAARWLEALKAGVAPPLLLQATHARALNTVDLAMLKTHALDLN
- a CDS encoding CbiX/SirB N-terminal domain-containing protein, with the translated sequence MGHRHLLIVAHGSRRVASNDEVRALAQRVRDLRSPGIDHVEAAFLELAEPSIPAGLERCVALGAREIIVFPYFLAAGTHVAVDIPEAVLEFSERHPQVNVRLVRHLGAVAGMPRTILDAAGEAGHG
- a CDS encoding class I SAM-dependent methyltransferase; the encoded protein is MNEETLHSSALDHHALSGQGTGSGKDGFLANLARRVVLARLAGMRTGRLVIRENGKTWRLGVSGPESRVEVLDPAFWGDVAFGGSVGAGEAYMDGMWRCDDLVGLMGLLLRNRAVLDGMEGGVARLSAPLRGLLHRFNRNTRAGSRRNIAAHYDLGNDFYRLWLDETMMYSCAVFEAPDLGLAQASVAKLERICRKLDLGPDDHVLEIGTGWGGFALHAAGRHGCRITTATISRRQYDLARRRIAAAGLESRVNVLLTDYRDLEGQYDKLVSIEMVEAVGAEHLGTYFRQCSRLLKPEGAMLLQAITIADQRYEQALRGVDFIQKHIFPGGFLPSVTALANAMTRASDLRAVHLEDIGPHYAETLARWRASFLQQLDAVRALGFDERFIRMWDFYLCYCEGGFRERDIGTVQMLLARPGWRGGSPVPPNTHPRKESP
- a CDS encoding DUF1365 domain-containing protein, encoding MSPAAGSPEILHSAIYEGWVRHRRHAVEGLSPRPHAFAYRLNLLWLDLAELDRVFAGRWLWSVDRPNLASFRRADHLGDPALPLDEAVRREVARQTGRRPGGPIRLLTHPRYFGYGFNPVSFYYCYGEDGETLEAIVAEVTNTPWKERHVYVLPMDASGGTPDKPRFRTPKAFHVSPFLPMDLEYAWRLTRPGVSLVAHLEDLDRGRRVFDATLSLRRRPLTGANLARALARFPFMTGQVVLGIYWQALRLWLKGTPVFDHPSPTPSSSERPA
- a CDS encoding FAD-dependent oxidoreductase → MKIAIVGSGIAGLTVAHHLFPEHDFTVFEAGGHVGGHVRTHDVDLGGRHYAVDTGFIVFNHRTYPHFTQLLADLGVESQDSDMSFSVSCGSSGLEYNGTGLNALFAQRSNLLRPRFWGMLGDVLRFNREAPDLLKADGTEVSLGAYLERGGYGAMFRDYYIMPMGAAIWSTDPARMLDFPARFFVGFFMNHGLLSVTDRPAWRVIQGGSRSYVERLVAPFRERVQTRRPIRAVSRFHDHVSLHTDQGTERFDAVFLACHSDQALALLADPTPAEQAVLSAIPYQANDAVLHTDTRLLPKRRLAWAAWNYLMPEGPGGRVSLTYDMNILQGLDAPETLCVTLNATERIDPDKVIASMTYHHPLFTPAGVAAQLRHREIDGTRRTYYCGAWWRNGFHEDGVVSALDALRHFDEDRLHLRVRQAA
- a CDS encoding lipocalin family protein, which encodes MKPWVALVGAGLLAGCQTTPLPPMEPVAQVDLERFMGDWYVIAHLPTFPERNAWNAVESYRLNTDGSVVTTFTFREGSFDGEPRRMTPTGFVVEKTGNAVWGMQFIWPIKADYRITYLSEDYGVTVIARQKRDYVWVMARAPLIPEAQYRDIEARIAAWGYDVTKLRRVPQRGGYAP
- a CDS encoding DUF1295 domain-containing protein translates to MNAGFAWNIALLALGWIVLAAVATWLVSLPRRDVSIVDSLWAVMIALGGWAYALAAPQVGPREALVLGLSTLWALRLSSHITWRNRGHGEDRRYQAIRARNQPRFAFKSLYLVFGLQAVLAWVVALPLMAALSGDAPLGPLDWAGACLWLFGLAHEGLADWQLARFKADPANAGRVMDRGLWRYSRHPNYFGEFCVWWGAWLVALAAGGLWTIVSPLLMTVLLLRVSGVTLLEQDMVERRPAYRDYVARTSAFFPWPRRSEQAKSVGEALR
- a CDS encoding DUF2878 domain-containing protein, with the translated sequence MFADGLRRNAAVYPPAWLVNLMAFQAGWWAVVLTASRGQPEWGLVVVSALVTGHLRWVRPYRSEAILLGLAMLAGLAFDSLLQASGWVAFAGEGMAVWMAPMWMAALWANFATTLNVSLRPLQGRTWLAAGLGGVGGPAAYWGGAELGAMTFLNAPVALAVLAAAWALLTPMLLWAASALARVDEP